Below is a window of Planococcus rifietoensis DNA.
TGAATCTTAAATTTAATTTGTGGAATTTAAAGTTATAAATTCTTCATAGGAATAACTTTTTTAAATAAAACTATCAATTTGTTACTTTCATTTTTGAATAGTTCTTTTTCATAACTATTCATGCCTAACTTCCACAAAATGGCTAAATAAACGACACTAAAAATTGTTCCTTTTAGTATTAATCCAGTCCAACTTATATAGTTTATCCAACTTAATAGATGCCCTATAAAAGTTGCAATTATCATTGAAATTAAAAGATATCCAAATACTTTTCTATAAAATAATAACATATTTAATTTCACTTTAAATTGATAAAAAATATTCATAGCAATTATATTACCAATGGTTAACGATAACGTGGTTCCTAAGGCAGTTCCAATTATACCGTACCATTTGGTGAGATAAATACTAATAACTACATTTACTATAGAAATACACAAATAAATTATTGCTCTATATCCATGCATATTTTTGGCTTGTAAAATTGTAATACCAATTGTTTGAGTTAATACTACTGATAATGGTATTACTATTACAAGTGTTATATACCAAGCTTCCATAAATTCGCTACCTACCCATAGGTATATAAAATCTTTTCCAAAAAGAATGAAATTACTGAGCACTAATCCAATTACTATGAATTGTAAACGACCAGTTTTGATCATTAAATTTGTTAACTCTTCTCCTGTTGTTTCGAGCACTACCATTTTTGTTATCTTAGGAAGAAAAACACTTGAAATAGCAGTAGAAAATGCAATAAAATATTGACCAATTAGCATCCCTACAGCAAATATAGCCACTTCACTCGTACTTGCCATAACACCTAATATTAAATGCCCTATTCTCCAATAAATTTGATCTACGATTACGCTAATGAAAATTAGTGAAGAGTAAGAGAAAATTTCTTTTATTAGATTTGAATTTAAATCGTAAAATTTTATTTTCACGTTTAATTTCCTTAAAGCATAGAAAATCATTGAAAACATCATTATTACATTTAATATTGCATCAACTAAAACAACTGTAATCACATTATAATTCAAATTTAATAAGATAACTATCGCTAACACACGAACTAATGCTCTGATTATTGTCAAAAGGCGAGGGAAAACAAACTTTTCATAGGCTGTTATTATTCCTCTAAACAAATTCATTGGTAATGTAAACGAAAGACTTATTACTAGAATAATAAACATTACTTTTGCAATTTCGATTTCTTCACCTGTTAGAGAATTTCCAAAAATCAATTCTAAATTTATATATATAAGTGATCCTAGTATAAGAACAGCAAAAGATATTAGAGAATATATAATTAAAGTTAAAAATATAAAATTTTCTTCTTCTTCTTTCTTGCTTTCTGCTCTGAATTTAGATATGAATCTTATTGTAGTATTGCTTAAACCAAAATCTAACACTGCAATATAGCCAACAAATGCGCCAATTAGTATATATAAGCCATATTCTGATGATCCTAGGCTTTTAATTAAAAATGGCGTTAAGAATAAATTCGTGAGATTAGTTACTAATAGCGAGATATAAGATAAGTAAATTCCACTTTTTAGTTGGCTTTTTGCCATGAGAGTCACCATTCTTTTAATTAATTACTATGTATTAAATCTCTCTATATAACTACTAGAGTTCAGTAGTTTAACGAAATAAAACACAAAAAATTTCACATATTACTAATATTAAAAAATTAAAGTTATCATTCTTTCAAATGCTTGTCTAAAATCTTAAAATGCTGTTTTGCTTCTTGTGAATATCTGGTCATATCAATTAAGTTATTTTCTTTTTCTAAAGAGAAAATAATTTCTTCGTAATCATTTTCAAATAAACTTTTTATTGACTTTACAGTGCCTTCGTATTTCAAATCATCTAAAGTATTTATCATTTTCTCACTATAAGCTATCGGAATCACTGAGGAACTTTGTACTAATCCTAATATCATAGCATGAAATCTAGAAGCTACCACAATTTCCATAGAATTGAATTCCTTTAAAAAATAATCAATATCTCCACTGTAATTTACAATTTCCACTTCATCTGACAGATAGGAAACTCTATTTAACAGGTTATTCGCAGCAGTTAAATCTCCTTCTTCCTCACAAAAGGAAAATAACTTTATAGTATAACCCTTACTAGCATAATTAATTATTATTTCTTTTAAATTGTTTAAATAAATTTCCTCTTTTTCCAACAATTCTTTCCTGTCACTCAAATTTATAATTGAGATCCCAATGCTTTTAGGGGTTTTTTCGTAATTATTTGAATATGAGAGTACGATATCAGGTGATACTCTTGCGTTATCTATGTCATGAAATAGTTTCAATGACTTTGTATCTCTAAATGATATATCATTAAATACTTTAAATAATTCTTTGTACGAATTCAAATACTCATCTTTTTTAAAAGGACCAAAATTACAGCCAAGCAAGAAGTTGTTGCTAAATGAATTTACTTTTAAAGAATATTTATGAAATTTACGCTTCCACTTGTCATTTTCAATAAAAAGCGATCCGCCAATATGAACATGAGAATTTACAAAAAAAGAAAGTATTTTTGTTGCAAATAGCCTCCTGAAAATTTTATAAGATATTTCATCGATGTAATAACCTATAGTCGAAGCGTGTAAATTATTAAAGGATTTTAAAAAAACTGTTTTTTGGGGTGTAAATATTATAAATTTTATATATGGAAATCTTTCACATAAAATTTTAAGAAACAAATCATCTCCCAGGTTGTTATTAACATAAGCAGATAACATAATTTTTTTCATATGGTCCCCCTTATCTATCTTCTCAATATCTTTATTTGACTTTTGAACCACCATATACTACTTATTAGTTTATAACTTTTTTTCTCTAGCAAGTAATTCAATATGAAGAAATAAGGTTCCTTCCTTGGGTCGAATAGATTTATTTTCAAAAGTTTCTCTAATTGGCTATCGTATGGTATTTCTTCTATTATTTTTTTTAGACTTTTCTTTGAAAAATTCTTTTTTTGTAATAAAGTATAGTATTCAATATTACTTACAAAAGCACTCACATATCTTTTTGATAATACTCGTTCGATTTGATTATTATTTAAATCAAAATAAGCAGCGAAATTTTTCATATAATTATATTTAATGCGTTCGGACTGGAAATATTCATATGTAAAGTTATTGGTAGCACTTAATTGATTGTTATTATAAAAGTACAAATCTCTAGATACTACAGCTATTTTTGTAACTTTTTTTAAATATTCCAAATTAAATAATCTATCTTCACCATATTTCATATCTTCAGTGAATCTAATGTTATTTTTTAATATTAATTTTCTACTGAATATTTTTGTACAAACACTATTTAAATCATTATTTTCAATAAATATTCTAACAATATCTTTTATTTCATCCTCTTTTAGAACTTTTATATCTTCAAAATTAAATCTAAAGGCATTCTTTTGCTTTTCTCTCAAGAAATTGAAAAGCACCCATTCATGGTCATCACTTTCTAATTTGTTAATTAACCAATCAATATTTTTAGATATTACTAAATCATCGCTATCGATAAACCAAACATATTTACCTCTGGCGTTTGCTAATCCTCTATTTCTTGATATACTCACTCCAGAGTTTTCTTGGCTAAGTATGTATAAGTTTTTAATTCCCGAGTACTTATTAATTACGTTTAAAGTATTATCATTAGATCCATCATTAATAAGGATAATCTCAATTCTCTCTAGATAACTTAAATTTCGAAAAATCGATTCAAGACATTTGTCAATGCTTAATTCCCCATTATAAATTGGAATAATTATAGTTAACAAAGGAGTTGGGTTTGACTTCGATTTATTTAAATCCATTTTTTTTGTATCCTTTCAATAAAGTTATCCATGAAAATCCAATCCCTAAATATACATAAGTAAACTTGTCATACCAAGTAACTGTAGTAAAATCTCCGAAAAGTTTAATAGAGAAAAGTAATATTAGCGTATTTGTTATATAATCTCTTTCTTTAATATATCTTATTAAAACAAAAATTATATATAAGTGAAGTCCATAAAAAATCAAAGTCCAGATGAGACCGTTATTCACCAACAGTTCTATATAATTATTATGAGACGGACTGAATGTTCCGAAAAAATCTTCATAGATTACACGATAATTTCCAGTTCCATAACCTAATAAGGGGCTTTCCTTAAAAATTTCCCAACCGAACTGTATCATAGTGCTTCTAGTTTCAAAAGAATTATCGGTTTCACTGTTACCTGATAAAGAAGCTATCAAACTTTCGAACCTTTTAAATGTGTTATCGAAAATATTTAAAGTACTTAACCAAAATAAAGCCCCCATTGCAACTCCCAAAGATATAAACAGGGTAAAAATCTTTTTGTAGTTATAAATCATAACAAGTAAAATCAAACAGATTATTAACAACAATACTGCTTTTCTTGAACCAGATAGTATGGCAAATAAAAAAGGTATAGTGCTAATTAAAAATGGAGAGTACCTCTTTTTATGTAAAGCATAGGAAACTAAAATAGCGAACGTAATCACTGAAAAATATCCAAAACTATTCTCCTGATTGATGTCTCCGCCGACCCTTAACCCATATAGTAATGCATTTAGCAACTCTTCCAGTCCATAATAATAGATCGAATATCCGCACATTATCAACCCACCGACAACTATATATTTCAGCAGTTTTTCAATATCTCTTTTTTTCTCAATAGTGTTATATATGCCTAATGATAATATAGAGAGTTGAGCAAGGGTCACAGATTTACTAAATACAATATTCCCATCCATGCTCCAAAAGTAGGACAAGAAAGAAAGAAAGAGAAGGATTATAATAATAATTATAAATTTCGGTACTTTAATTTCATTTTCTAAAATAATTTTTCTGGCAATTAAAGCCATAAACATAACAAAGAATAATTGTGAGATAACATTTAATTGAACGTCAAAATTAAATATAAACAAGGTCGTTATATATATCCCTAAAATGTCTACTAAATAGTTATTAGAAGAACTGACTTTTGTTATCATTTATATTTCTCCTTGTTTATTTAACATTAAATAATGAAAACTAAAGTATTACTAATTGAAAATTTTATACTGATCTTTTAGAGTTTTGCAAAATCCATTTTAAAATAATCTTGAATATTTTTAGATTAATTTCATTTACTTAGCATTTTTCCAGCGTTTTAGAAAGCTTTTTAAAGAAGGTATCGTAGTCATAAACAAGTGATCTTTCATAAGATAAAGAACTGTAGGTTGCTCTTAGTTCTTTATTAATTGATAACTCAATTATTTTCTCTGCTAATTTTTCTTCTTCCCTATTAATTTGGTTAACATGGTAGTTTGGAGGGCCACTTTTAAATGGTTCGATTAGAATTCCATAACTTTTGAAAAAAGGTAAGTTATTATTTCTTTCTTCAGACTGCATTAAAATCTCTTTAGGTCCATTTTTACAATCTGTAGAAATCACTGGTAATCCAACTGCCATCGCTTCTACAATAGCATTTGGAAATCCTTCATTTAAAGATGAGCATACATAAAAGTCACATCTCATAAGAAAGTTATACGGGTTTTTTTGAAATCCAACAAAAAAAACATCTTCTTGGAGTCCTGATTTTTTAATCATTTCTTTAATATCTTTTTCTAATTCTCCCCTATGGCCAATAAATACAAGCCCTAAGTCAGGAATTTCTTTTTTTGCTAAGATAAAAGCTTTTATTAAATGCCAATATCCTTTATCTTGTTTAAAAGCTCCCATAGTCACAGCAGTAGTATGAGTTTCTGTGAAATTGATAAAATCTAACTCACTTTGTTTTAATTTTTCATGAGATAATTTTTGAATGTAATCTACGTTAAAAGGATTTGGCAGTACTATTAGCTTGCTAGAATCAACGTTATAATCATTAATGAAGTCTAACTTCATTCTATCGGTTTGTACAATAAATCGAAAAGAGTTTTTTATCATTTTAGAATACTTATGCCCATTCTTTTCATAATCTCTTTGTCCTCTGCATGTCAGAATTGATTTACCTTTGTGATTTGCAAAATAATTAACTGTATTTGCAGCATATAAAAAACTAATTGTAGTTTCTATATTATATTTACGTAAGTAATAAGATAACTTGATTATTCTTGAAAATCTATTTAATACTTTTAGAATTTTATTATTACTTGCGCTGGAATTCAAATTCACTAAAGTTCCGCCATAGTCGTAACTTATATTCGAATCATCATAAACAAAAACAAATACATCAATGCCTGACTCTTCAAATAACTTTGATGTGATAGAAACTACTCTTTCTGCACCACCAGATTCTAAATGAGGTATTAGCAGACCGATTTTTTTATTTGAATTCATAATACTTCTAGATCTTTTCTGTTTTTTATAACTTTAGCCGGATTTCCTACCACTATCGAATACTCTGGAATATCTTTCGCAACTACTGTTCCGGCTCCTAGTATACTTCCTCTTCCAATTTTAACCCCTGGTAGAATAATAACTCTTCTTCCTAACCAACAATCATCGCTTATAAGAACGGGTTTAACTTTTTCAGATCCTTGCTGTTGCATAGGAATATCTGTTCTACTACTTGCATGATTATGTGTATATATAATTACTTCAGGACCCATATTCACATTTTTACCTATCATAACAGGACCATGAATTTCACAATTAACACCTATTCCAGAATTATCATCTAAAGTAACTTGACTATTAAAAACAGCACCTCTCTCAATGTTAATGTTTTTTCCGGTCGATTTCATTATTTTTCTAGCAAAAAAACCTCTAATATTTTTTGCTGTTTTCAAATGGTTAGATTGAGGTAAATGCTTTCCGAAAAATGAATAAAGCAGTATGAGTATCTTTTCTTTCCTTGATTTCATAAAATACAAATCTCCTGTTTTATTTAAAATTTTTAATTAATTTATTTATAACTAGATCTGCATGATATTTTTTTCCTTCTTCAATGCAGTTTATTTTCATTTCCTCCACAACTCTTATATTCTTCACCAAATAAAGAAGTTTGTTATAAAAATCTTCACGGACATTAAATTCGTATACATAGCCTGTAGAACCCATAGTTATAATATCTTCCCAAGATTCCCATTTTGAAGCTACAACTGGTAATCCACTCAAATAGGCATCAAGAATTGTTCCAGGAAAGCCTTCAGTATAAAACTTTGTTGGAAATAACAATAAATAATACTGACTTAATATCGGAATAATGTCGTTATATTCTACTGTACCTTTATATTGAACAAAATTTTTATTTGAAATAATGAGTTTTTCTAATTCTTTTTTATAAATCGGATCTATAGGACCGTAAATATCTAGAGTTACTGCCGGATCGATTTCGTTTATTCTTCTAACAACTTCTATTGCTTCACCAATCCCTTTTTTTTCGTTGATTCTTGAAAATATACACAATTTTTTAATCCTATGATTTAACGGAGCCACTTTTTGTAGATCTATCGGCGGAATCATTTTGAAGTTTTCCATTATTTCTACATTGTTGACACTAATTTCATTAAGTTTTTTCTGGAAAGTCTGGGTTTGGACATAAATAATATCTATTTTTTTAATGAAATTTAAAAGTATTTTTTTTCCTTCTAATAAATTCACCAACCATGCTCCAACTACTATATAATGCAATTTTCTATTAAATAATCCGCATAAAATAACAAATAACGGTACGAATGCACGCACACCATTATGCGCCGGAATAATTATAATATTTTCGCAGTTTTTAACTAATTTAAAACACATTAATAACAACTTAAATGGATTTGCTTTCCACCCCTCAGTATCAATAATGGCAATTTCATTTGCTCCATAAATTTCT
It encodes the following:
- a CDS encoding oligosaccharide flippase family protein translates to MAKSQLKSGIYLSYISLLVTNLTNLFLTPFLIKSLGSSEYGLYILIGAFVGYIAVLDFGLSNTTIRFISKFRAESKKEEEENFIFLTLIIYSLISFAVLILGSLIYINLELIFGNSLTGEEIEIAKVMFIILVISLSFTLPMNLFRGIITAYEKFVFPRLLTIIRALVRVLAIVILLNLNYNVITVVLVDAILNVIMMFSMIFYALRKLNVKIKFYDLNSNLIKEIFSYSSLIFISVIVDQIYWRIGHLILGVMASTSEVAIFAVGMLIGQYFIAFSTAISSVFLPKITKMVVLETTGEELTNLMIKTGRLQFIVIGLVLSNFILFGKDFIYLWVGSEFMEAWYITLVIVIPLSVVLTQTIGITILQAKNMHGYRAIIYLCISIVNVVISIYLTKWYGIIGTALGTTLSLTIGNIIAMNIFYQFKVKLNMLLFYRKVFGYLLISMIIATFIGHLLSWINYISWTGLILKGTIFSVVYLAILWKLGMNSYEKELFKNESNKLIVLFKKVIPMKNL
- a CDS encoding glycosyltransferase family 4 protein, whose amino-acid sequence is MKKIGICGNFALGKEAKGGQTIKTRIIKKKLEEIYGANEIAIIDTEGWKANPFKLLLMCFKLVKNCENIIIIPAHNGVRAFVPLFVILCGLFNRKLHYIVVGAWLVNLLEGKKILLNFIKKIDIIYVQTQTFQKKLNEISVNNVEIMENFKMIPPIDLQKVAPLNHRIKKLCIFSRINEKKGIGEAIEVVRRINEIDPAVTLDIYGPIDPIYKKELEKLIISNKNFVQYKGTVEYNDIIPILSQYYLLLFPTKFYTEGFPGTILDAYLSGLPVVASKWESWEDIITMGSTGYVYEFNVREDFYNKLLYLVKNIRVVEEMKINCIEEGKKYHADLVINKLIKNFK
- a CDS encoding glycosyltransferase family 2 protein; translated protein: MDLNKSKSNPTPLLTIIIPIYNGELSIDKCLESIFRNLSYLERIEIILINDGSNDNTLNVINKYSGIKNLYILSQENSGVSISRNRGLANARGKYVWFIDSDDLVISKNIDWLINKLESDDHEWVLFNFLREKQKNAFRFNFEDIKVLKEDEIKDIVRIFIENNDLNSVCTKIFSRKLILKNNIRFTEDMKYGEDRLFNLEYLKKVTKIAVVSRDLYFYNNNQLSATNNFTYEYFQSERIKYNYMKNFAAYFDLNNNQIERVLSKRYVSAFVSNIEYYTLLQKKNFSKKSLKKIIEEIPYDSQLEKLLKINLFDPRKEPYFFILNYLLEKKSYKLISSIWWFKSQIKILRR
- a CDS encoding glycosyltransferase; its protein translation is MNSNKKIGLLIPHLESGGAERVVSITSKLFEESGIDVFVFVYDDSNISYDYGGTLVNLNSSASNNKILKVLNRFSRIIKLSYYLRKYNIETTISFLYAANTVNYFANHKGKSILTCRGQRDYEKNGHKYSKMIKNSFRFIVQTDRMKLDFINDYNVDSSKLIVLPNPFNVDYIQKLSHEKLKQSELDFINFTETHTTAVTMGAFKQDKGYWHLIKAFILAKKEIPDLGLVFIGHRGELEKDIKEMIKKSGLQEDVFFVGFQKNPYNFLMRCDFYVCSSLNEGFPNAIVEAMAVGLPVISTDCKNGPKEILMQSEERNNNLPFFKSYGILIEPFKSGPPNYHVNQINREEEKLAEKIIELSINKELRATYSSLSYERSLVYDYDTFFKKLSKTLEKC
- a CDS encoding acyltransferase, giving the protein MKSRKEKILILLYSFFGKHLPQSNHLKTAKNIRGFFARKIMKSTGKNINIERGAVFNSQVTLDDNSGIGVNCEIHGPVMIGKNVNMGPEVIIYTHNHASSRTDIPMQQQGSEKVKPVLISDDCWLGRRVIILPGVKIGRGSILGAGTVVAKDIPEYSIVVGNPAKVIKNRKDLEVL
- a CDS encoding polysaccharide pyruvyl transferase family protein, producing MKKIMLSAYVNNNLGDDLFLKILCERFPYIKFIIFTPQKTVFLKSFNNLHASTIGYYIDEISYKIFRRLFATKILSFFVNSHVHIGGSLFIENDKWKRKFHKYSLKVNSFSNNFLLGCNFGPFKKDEYLNSYKELFKVFNDISFRDTKSLKLFHDIDNARVSPDIVLSYSNNYEKTPKSIGISIINLSDRKELLEKEEIYLNNLKEIIINYASKGYTIKLFSFCEEEGDLTAANNLLNRVSYLSDEVEIVNYSGDIDYFLKEFNSMEIVVASRFHAMILGLVQSSSVIPIAYSEKMINTLDDLKYEGTVKSIKSLFENDYEEIIFSLEKENNLIDMTRYSQEAKQHFKILDKHLKE
- a CDS encoding O-antigen ligase family protein; this translates as MITKVSSSNNYLVDILGIYITTLFIFNFDVQLNVISQLFFVMFMALIARKIILENEIKVPKFIIIIIILLFLSFLSYFWSMDGNIVFSKSVTLAQLSILSLGIYNTIEKKRDIEKLLKYIVVGGLIMCGYSIYYYGLEELLNALLYGLRVGGDINQENSFGYFSVITFAILVSYALHKKRYSPFLISTIPFLFAILSGSRKAVLLLIICLILLVMIYNYKKIFTLFISLGVAMGALFWLSTLNIFDNTFKRFESLIASLSGNSETDNSFETRSTMIQFGWEIFKESPLLGYGTGNYRVIYEDFFGTFSPSHNNYIELLVNNGLIWTLIFYGLHLYIIFVLIRYIKERDYITNTLILLFSIKLFGDFTTVTWYDKFTYVYLGIGFSWITLLKGYKKNGFK